Below is a genomic region from Methylobacterium sp. FF17.
CGCCATTCGGGGAACCGCGCGGCCGCCTCCGGAAGCGCCTCGTCCGTCCGGACGGAAGGGGCGGCACGCCTCGGAGCCGGGATGACGACGTTCATGGGGCTCACATATCCGGCAACGAACCGACACCCTAATACCCTGTCGGACAGGATGTCGTTAATGCGCTCCCGCGGCGCACAGCGACCTGCGGCCCCGCGACCCGACTCGTGCCGCGCTCCGGAGCGGAACCGCGTTCGATCAGGGGCGCGGCAGGTTGAGGACCGGCGGCGGGGGCGGCTCGGGGGCCAGGGCGGCGGGCGTCAGGGCGAGACGGCTCCGCGAGGGCTTCGCCGGCGCGGTGGCGACGGGCTTCGGCTCGGCGGGGGCCCGCGCGAGGCGAACGGGTGCCGTGGCGCGGACCGGTGCCGATGCGGCCGGCGTCGCAGCAACGGGCGCGGCCGCCTGCGGGGTCGAAGCCGCCGGAATCGCGGACGCCGCCGGCATCACGGGCGGAGGGACGGCGGCGAAGGCGAGCGCGGTCGGCGGAGGTGCGGCCGGTTCCCCGGCGCCGGGCTTGCGCTTCTCGTAGAAGGCGTTGCCGCCGGCCACCGCCACGTAGTGCATGTTGTTGTAGGGGAAGCGCAGGCCGGCGGTGTGGAAGTGCATCGTCCGGCCGAGCTTGGGATGGCGCTGACCGTCGAGCACCGCGTCGGTCACCTCGGCGACCTTCTCGAGTTCCTTGCCCTCCATCTTGCGCGTCAGCACGCCGGGCGCGAACTGGCGGGGCTGCCCGACCACGGCGCAGATCCCGCCGTTGGGGAAGGCGGCGGCCTCCAGGCGGTTCATCACCACCGTTCCCACGGCGAGCAGCCCTTCGGGGTCGCTGCGGTTGGATTCGAAGTACATCGCCCGGCCGAGACAGTCGCGCTCCTCGTCGGTGACGGAGATCGGCTTCGCGGCGAGCGTCGAGCCCGTACCCCCGGTCGTCGGCGCATAGGTGTTGCACCCGCCCAGGCCGGGAAGCCCCAGGATGAGGCCGAGAAGAGGCAGCGTCGTCGCCGATCGGAATTCCTGCATGCCGTTCCGCTCATCCCTCAAGCTTGTCCATGAGGCTTGGCGGCGAAATGGGTTCGTTTTCGGGCAGGCGGGAAACTTCGGCGCGGCCGGATCAGGTCTCGCGGTCGTAGCGGAAGGCGTCCGCCACGCGGGGCATGCCGATATGGTCGTAGAAGGTGATGGCATCGGGAGCCGCGGTCAGCAGCAGCGAAGCCTGGGGGCCGACCGCCGCGCGGGTGGCGGCGATCAGGCCCTGGCCGACTTTCAACCCCTGCGCCGAGCGGCAGACCGCGAGGTCCGAGAGGTAGGCGCAGAACACGAAGTCGGTGAGCGTGCGCGCCACCCCCACCAGCTCGCCGTCGCGGCGGGCCGTCACCACGAGGTCGGCTTGCCGCAGCATCCGATCGAGGCGAGGCAGGTCGTCGGCGGGCCGGCGCGGGGCGAGACCCGACTCGACCAGCACGCGGCGGAACTCCGCCGCGTCGAGGTCCGGCTCGATGCCGTAGACGACGGAAGGCATCAGGCCGTCAGCGTGCCGTGGCAGTGCTTGTACTTCTTGCCCGAGCCGCAGGGGCACGGCTCGTTGCGCCCGACCCGGCCCCAGGTGCTCGCATCCCGGGGATCGCGCTCCAGCACGGCGGTGTCGCTGGCCACCTCGCGGGCGGCATAGCCGTAGGCGGGGCCGGCGCCCCCGTCGCTGCCGGTGCCGAACCCGCCCATCTCGTTCTCGCCGGTGACGGGATCGAGGTGCTGGGCGAACATCGGGGGCAGGCCGGGTTGCGCGAAGGGATCGCTCGGCCCCTCGGTAGCCGGCTCGTCGTACATGATCTCGATGCGCGAGAGCTGCTGCGTCACCTGCTCGCGCAGGGACGCCACGAGGCTGTTGAAGAGGTCGAAGGCCTCCGACTTGTACTCGTTGAGGGGGTCGCGCTGGGCGACGCCGCGCCAGCCCACCACCTGCCGGAGGTGGTCGAGGGTGACGAGGTGCTCGCGCCAGAGATGGTCGAGGGTCTGCAGGAGCACCTGCTTCTCCACGTAGGTCATCACCTCGGGCGTGTTCTTCTCGACCCGGCCGGCATAGGCCTCGTCGGCGGCGTTGCGCAGGCGGTCGCGCATCTCCTCGTCGGCGATGCCCTCCTCCTTGGCCCAATCCTCCACCGGCACGTCGAGGTTGAGCACGGTCTGCACCCGCTCGCGCAGGCCCTCGATGTCCCACTGCTCGGCATAGGCGTTCTCGGGCACGTGCACCGCCACGAGGTCGTCGACCACGCCGTGGCGCATCTCGTCGACGGTCTCGCGCACGCTCTCCTGGCCCATGAAGTCGCGGCGCTGCTCGAACACGACCTTGCGCTGGTCGTTCATGACGTTGTCGTACTTGAGCACGTTCTTGCGCATGTCGAAGTTGCGCGCCTCGACCTTCTGCTGCGCCTTCTCGATGGCCTTGTTGATCCAGGGGTGGATGATCGCCTCGCCCTGCTCCAGGCCCAGGCGGGTCAGCATGCCGTCCATGCGGTCGGAGCCGAAGATCCGCATCAGGTCGTCCTGGAGCGACAGGTAGAACTTCGAGCGGCCAGGATCGCCCTGGCGGCCGGAGCGACCGCGCAGCTGGTTGTCGATGCGGCGCGACTCGTGGCGCTCGGTGCCGATGATGTAGAGACCGCCCGGCAGGGCCTTCTTGCGGCCGGCGGCCGGGTCGGCCGGCTCGCCCGACGCCAGCACCTTGGCGCGGTTCTCCTCGATCTCGGCCTTGATCGCCGCGATGGCCGCCTCGCGCTCGGGCCCCTCGGGGACGCCCGCGAGCTCCTTCTCCACGCGCATCTCGACGTTGCCGCCGAGCTTGATGTCGGTGCCGCGCCCGGCCATGTTCGTCGCGATGGTGATGGCGCCGGGCACGCCGGCTTCGGCCACGATGTAGGCCTCCTGCTCGTGGAAGCGGGCATTGAGCACGGCGAAGCGCTTGGTCACCCGGCCCTCGCGGGCCGCGGCGTAGACGTCGGTGAGCGCGTTGGGATCCGAGTAGTCGAGCTGCTTGAAGCCGGACTTCACCAGCATTTCGGCCAGGTGCTGCGACTTCTCGATGGAGCCGGTGCCGACGAGGATCGGCTGGTGGCGGGCATGCGCCTTCTCGAGTTCGGCGATGATGCCGACGTACTTCTCGTCCACCGTGCGGTAGACCTCGTCGTCCTCGTCGACGCGCTCGACCTCCTTGTTGGTGGGGATGTCCACCACTTCGAGCTTGTAGATCTCGGCGAACTCGTCGGCTTCCGTCGAGGCCGTGCCGGTCATGCCGGCGAGCTTGGTGTAGAGGCGGAAGTAGTTCTGGAAGGTGATCGAGGCCAGCGTCTGGTTCTCGGGCTGGATGGTGACCCGCTCCTTGGCCTCGAGCGCCTGGTGGAGCCCTTCCGAGTAGCGCCGGCCCTGCATCATGCGGCCGGTGAACTCGTCGATGATCACCACCTCGTCGTTCTTGACGATGTAGTCCTTGTCCAGGGTGAACAGCGTGTGGGCGCGCAGCGCCAGGTTCACGTGGTGGACGAGGCTGACGTTGTGGGCGTCGTAGAGGTCGCCCTCCTTCAAGAGGTCCGCGCCGCGCAGGAGGTCCTCGACGAACTCGTTGCCGCTCTCGGTGAGCGAGACCGTGCGCTGCTTCTCGTCGAGGTCGTAATGCTCGCGCTCCAGATGCGGCATCAGGGCGTCGACGGAGACGTAGAGCTCGGAGCGGTCGTCCACCGGGCCGGAGATGATGAGCGGGGTGCGGGCCTCGTCGATGAGGATCGAGTCGACCTCGTCGACGATCGCGTAGTTGTGGCCCCGCTGGGAGAGCTGGCCGAGCTCGTACTTCATGTTGTCGCGAAGGTAGTCGAAGCCGAACTCGTTGTTGGTGCCGTAGGTGATGTCGCAGGCGTAGGCGTCCTTGCGCTGCCCGTCGTCGAGGCCGTGCACGATGGTGCCCACGGTCAGCCCGAGGAAGCGGTAGACCCGGCCCATCCACTCCGCGTCGCGGGCGGCGAGGTAGTCGTTCACCGTGACCACGTGGACGCCGAGGCCCGAGAGCGCGTTCAGGTAGACCGGCAGGGTCGCCACCAGGGTCTTGCCCTCGCCGGTGCGCATCTCGGCGATGCCGCTCTCGTGCAGCACCATGCCGCCGATCATCTGCACGTCGAAGTGGCGCTGCCCGAGCACGCGCTTGGCCGCCTCGCGCACGGTGGCGAAGGCGGGCACCAGGATGTCGTCGAGGGTCTTGCCCGCGGCGAGCTCGGCCTTCAGCATCTCGGTGCGGGCCCGCAGGTCCGTGTCCGAGAGCGCGGCGATCTGCGGCTCCAGGGCGTTGATCTCGGCCACACGGGGACGATAGCCCTTCACGCGCCGGTCGTTGGACGAACCGAAAATCTTCTTGGCGAGGGCACCGAGCATCGTGAACCTACGGTCGATCGAATAAGGCTGAAGGCGAATGTTGGCCGGGCTTATAGAGGTAAATATCCGGATACGCATCAGACAAGGGGCGCCGCCGCCGGTGCTCGGCGTACCGTGCCCGCGCCCATCACGTTTCGGCGCGATGGCCCTTATACCGGACGGTGCGGGCCCTAGAGCGCCAGCGACGACCGCCGGTTCTCGATGATGCGGACCAGGGCGAGAGCCGTCAGTTCCGAGGATTTCGGGTTCTCGGCCAGGGGCCGGTTCTCGATGCTCACGTCGAGCGTCCCGAAGGCGCCAACCGCCCGCAGCCGATGTCCGTTGCCCGTCGCGGCCGGGTCGGCCACGAGTTCGATCCGGGTCCGGTCGAGGCCGATGCCCGCCAGCGCCGTGATCACGGCGACGTTGGCATTCGCCGGGAAGCGCCGCGCCGCCTCCCGCGCCGACCCCTCGAAGAACACCGTGGGCTGGGTCAGCGCATCGAGATCGATCAGCGTCTCGGCCGGCGTATCGACCCATGCGACCGGTGGCTTGACGATGCGGTGCGTGACCGTCTCGAGCGGCAGGACGGCCGCCGCAGCCAGGGCATCGACGGCCGCGAGCGCACCGGTCGGAACCAGGATCTGACTTCCGTGCGTGTCGGCGACCGATACGAGCCGATCGAGCAGACCGGGCTCGCAGAAGGCGCTCGTCGACGACACCGCGAAGCTCTGCGCCTGCCGAAGCGCGACGGTCCCCCAGGGCTCGACGGCCGCGCGGCTGGCGGCCTCGACCACCATGTCCAATCCCAGGTCCGTCAAAGCCCGGGGCTCGGGCATCCAGACGGTTCCGGCGGGAAGCGCAGCGCCTCCGGTCGGCTTCTCCCGTGTCCCGACACCGACGAGGACGACGTCGCTCGCCCGCGCCGCGAGTAGCTGGATCGTCCGCCGCGCGATGGCGCCCCAGCCCACGAAAGCGAGGCGCAGAGGAGGCCTGGACCCCGATTGCGTCCTCGGCGTCCCCCGGGGTTCCTGCATGACCGATGCGTGTCCCGAACGATGAGCCGAAATCGGGTCCTGCGTACAGAATCCGAGGGCGGCCGGCACCATCACGGTCACGCTTTCGGCGACCTTTCCCAAGAAAGCTCACCGTAGAAAGCGCACCGTGCCGTCGCCGCGCCGGATTCGGCGGAGGGGCTCGGAACCGGCCGCTCAGTTGATGACGCAGAACCCGGTGCCGGTGCCGACCACACGCCGGTTGGAGCACCACGGCTCGGCGGCCCGGACCTCGCGCTGGAGCGGGGCCGGCGCGGTCACGGGACCGACGGGGCGCAGGCGGGGCTCGCGCGCGGCCTGATCCGAGCCGGAACGGGGGGAGGCCGCCACGGCGGCGGCACTTCCCGTGGAGACCAGCACGACGCCGCCCCGCGATCCTCCGCGTCCGCCCCGTCCCCGCGCCTCGGCATCGTCGGCCGCGCCGAGCGCCAGGACGAGCAGGGCCGCGCCGATGACCTGACCCCTCCGCATCGCTACCTCCCGAGAATGAGCGCCTCGAGCCTAGTCGCGGGGGCGTTAACGGCCCCTGCGGGGAACGGATCGCAATTGCGCGAAATCGGTGATCCGGCCGGATGGCCGCGCTTGCCTTCGCCACGCCCGCACGCCACCTGATGTCGCGGCCGGACCAGCGACGGCTGCCGGCCGCGCATCCCTCTCGACCGCCCCATGCGAACACCTTCGGCCGGGCCGACGGGCGGCGCTCCCAAGGACGCCTCGATGACGATGACCAAGCTTCCCTCGCGTTCAGGTCTCCTGCGCTCACATCTCCTGCGCTCACGTCTGCTGCGCACGGGCGCCGTCGCCCTGGCCCTGGGGCTGCCCCTGGCCTCCGCCGCACGCGCCCAGGCGCCCGCCGCGACGCCGGCGGCCCCCGCCGCCGCGCCCGTGGCGCCCGAGACCGTGGTCGCGAAGGTGAACGGTGCGGCGATCACCGCCGGCGACCTCGCCATCGCGGGTGAGGATCCCGCCCTCTCGCTGCCGGGGGTGGACGACGCGCAGAAGAAGAACCTGCTCGTCGACTACATGATCGACCTCAAGGTCGGGGCCCAGGCGGCGGACGCGGCCAAGATCGGCGATTCGCCCGACTTCCAGCGCAAGCTCGCCTACTTCAAGGACAAGCTCCTCCTCGACGAGTACCTGGAGCGCGAGGCCAAGAAGGCCGCGACCCCGGAGGCGGCCAAGGCCCTCTACGAACAGACCGTCAAGGCGATGAAGCCCGAGGAGGAGGTGCATGCCCGCCACATCCTCGTGGAGAGCGAGGACGAGGCCCGGAAGATCGCGGCGCGCATCAAGGACGGCGAGGATTTCGCCAAGGTCGCGGCCGAGGTCTCGAAGGATCCGGGCTCGAAGACCGAGGGCGGCGACCTCGGCTGGTTCACCAAGGAGCGCATGGTCGCCCCCTTCGCCGAGGCCGCCTTCAAGATGAATGCCGGCCAGGTCTCGGATCCGGTCAAGACCCAGTTCGGCTGGCACGTGATCAAGCTCGAGGAGAAGCGCACCAAGCCGGTGCCGACCTTCGACGAGATGCGGGAGCAGGTGGACCAGTACATCACCCGCAAGGCGCAGCAGGACCTGATCCTGAAGCTGCGCGAGGGCGCCAAGATCGAGCGCACGGCCGCGGCGCCCGCCGTGGCTCCGGCCCCCAAGGCCCCGTAAGCGCGCCCCGGGCGGGGTACGGGCCGGGGTGAAGGGTCGGCGCCCTCACGCCACCCGGCGCACCGGCGGGGCGGACTCGCTGCGTCCCCGCCCGGTCCGCTTGGCGCGGTAGAGCGCGGCATCGGCGAGGCTGAGCAGCGCATCGAGGCTGCGGGCCGCCGGCGCCAGCCGGCCCTCGGTGCTCGCCAGCCCGATGCTGACACTCACGGTGAGGCGCGACAGTTCCGGCACGGCGATCCGCGCCACGGCCCGGCGCAGGAACTCCGCCTGGGCCAGGGCTTCGTCCGGAGTCGGACCCTCCAGGAGACAGGCGAACTCCTCGCCGCCCATCCGGCCGAAGACCGCCCCCTCCGGCAGCAGATGCGCCACCGTGTGGCAGAACCCGACGAGGACGCCGTCGCCCACGGCATGGCCGTGCACGTCGTTGATGCGCTTGAAATGGTCGAGGTCGAACAGCAGCAGGGTGACGGCCGATCCCCCGTGCGCGAGGACGGCCTCCGCCCGGGACACGAAGGCCCGGCGGCTGAGGACGCCGGTGAGCGCGTCGGTGTCGGCGGCTCGCCGCTGCAGGTGCTCCGCGCGCTCCTTCGTCAGCGACATGAACACGAAGGCGATGGCCAGGGTGAACAGCATGCCGACGAGGCACAGGATCGTCAGCCAGGGGCTCTGGAGCGAGTTCGGCCCGGTTTGCGGCGGCGATACGAGGGCGAGGGGCACGCGGATCCAGTAGGCGGCCGCGTAGAGGAGCAGCAGGGCGATCCCGGGATAACGCGACATCAGCGGTTCGGCCCGCGCGCGCCAGAACTCCCGCGCGGCCAGGAGGCAGAAGCCCCCGGCGAGCCCGGAGGCCAGGATCACCCGGGCGGGCAGCGACGCGTAGAAAGCGGGGATGAAGCAGGCGACGCACCAGAGCGCGACCGCCACCGCCACCACGGCGGGACGCGCCCCACGGCCCTCGAAGGCCCGGGTGCCCGCCCAGATCAAGCCGTAGGCGCCGATCATCACGCCGTTGGCGACGCCGATCGAGACCCAGTCGGGGATGACGCCGCGCAGGGCGAGCAGGGCGGAGGCCAGGGCGCCCGTGATGTGGGCGACGCCCCAGATCGCCAGGGCATGGACGTGCCGCGCCTGACTCCAGGACAGCAGGAACAGGCTCCCGACCATGAAGGTCAGCAGCATCGTCACCAGCAGCAGGGTCGAGGCGTCAAGCAGCATCGATCGGTTCCGCTCCCCCGCCCGCAGGTTGATCGAGGGGCAGCCCACCGCTCGGGCCGGCACCCGACGCCTGCGGTTCTACACCGGCGAGGCGACCGGGGTCGAGGCGGCTCGGGGCTCGACCCCGGTCGCCCGTCGCCTGCGCAGGCCTGGCGCCGCCGCGGACCCTGCGCCGGCGCCCGGATGCGGAGGCGCGGACGCTTCCTCAGCTGTCCGCGATCAGCTCCCGGATCCGCGACGCCAGCGCCTCCATCACGAAGGGCTTCGTGAGCACCTGCATGCCGGGCTCCAGGTAGCCGTTGCCCAGCACCGCGTTCTCGGCATAGCCCGTGATGAACAGCACCTTCAGGCCCGGCCGGAGGACGCGGCCGGCATCCGCCATCTGGCGGCCGTTCATGCCGCCGGGCAGGCCCACATCGGTGACGAGGAGGTCGAGGCGCACGTCCGACTCCATCACCTTGAGGCCGGCCGGCCCGTCGGCGGCCTCGATGGCGGTGTAGCCGAGGTCCTCCAGCACCTCCGTCACCAGCATGCGCACGGTGGGCTCGTCGTCGACGATGAGCACCGTCTGGCCCTGCTCGGCGCGGGGTGCGCGGCCGAGGTCCGCCTGCCCCTCCCGTTCCTCCGCCTGCCCGTAATGGCGCGGCAGGTAGAGGCAGACCGTCGTGCCCTGGCCGACCTCGGAGTAGATCCGCACCTGACCGCCGGACTGGCGCGCGAAGCCGTAGATCATGGACAGGCCCAGGCCCGTGCCCTCCCCCATGGGCTTCGTGGTGAAGAACGGATCGAAGGCGCGGGCGATCACCTCCGGGGTCATGCCGGTGCCGGTGTCGGTGACGCAGAGCGAGAGGTACTGGCCGGGCTCCAGGTCGCGCTCCCGGGCGGCACGGGCATCGAGCCACTTGTTGGCGGTCTCGATGGTGATGCGGCCGCCCTCCGGCATGGCGTCGCGGGCATTGATGCAGAGGTTCAGGAGGGC
It encodes:
- a CDS encoding cell wall hydrolase, coding for MQEFRSATTLPLLGLILGLPGLGGCNTYAPTTGGTGSTLAAKPISVTDEERDCLGRAMYFESNRSDPEGLLAVGTVVMNRLEAAAFPNGGICAVVGQPRQFAPGVLTRKMEGKELEKVAEVTDAVLDGQRHPKLGRTMHFHTAGLRFPYNNMHYVAVAGGNAFYEKRKPGAGEPAAPPPTALAFAAVPPPVMPAASAIPAASTPQAAAPVAATPAASAPVRATAPVRLARAPAEPKPVATAPAKPSRSRLALTPAALAPEPPPPPVLNLPRP
- a CDS encoding GNAT family N-acetyltransferase; this translates as MPSVVYGIEPDLDAAEFRRVLVESGLAPRRPADDLPRLDRMLRQADLVVTARRDGELVGVARTLTDFVFCAYLSDLAVCRSAQGLKVGQGLIAATRAAVGPQASLLLTAAPDAITFYDHIGMPRVADAFRYDRET
- the secA gene encoding preprotein translocase subunit SecA, with the protein product MLGALAKKIFGSSNDRRVKGYRPRVAEINALEPQIAALSDTDLRARTEMLKAELAAGKTLDDILVPAFATVREAAKRVLGQRHFDVQMIGGMVLHESGIAEMRTGEGKTLVATLPVYLNALSGLGVHVVTVNDYLAARDAEWMGRVYRFLGLTVGTIVHGLDDGQRKDAYACDITYGTNNEFGFDYLRDNMKYELGQLSQRGHNYAIVDEVDSILIDEARTPLIISGPVDDRSELYVSVDALMPHLEREHYDLDEKQRTVSLTESGNEFVEDLLRGADLLKEGDLYDAHNVSLVHHVNLALRAHTLFTLDKDYIVKNDEVVIIDEFTGRMMQGRRYSEGLHQALEAKERVTIQPENQTLASITFQNYFRLYTKLAGMTGTASTEADEFAEIYKLEVVDIPTNKEVERVDEDDEVYRTVDEKYVGIIAELEKAHARHQPILVGTGSIEKSQHLAEMLVKSGFKQLDYSDPNALTDVYAAAREGRVTKRFAVLNARFHEQEAYIVAEAGVPGAITIATNMAGRGTDIKLGGNVEMRVEKELAGVPEGPEREAAIAAIKAEIEENRAKVLASGEPADPAAGRKKALPGGLYIIGTERHESRRIDNQLRGRSGRQGDPGRSKFYLSLQDDLMRIFGSDRMDGMLTRLGLEQGEAIIHPWINKAIEKAQQKVEARNFDMRKNVLKYDNVMNDQRKVVFEQRRDFMGQESVRETVDEMRHGVVDDLVAVHVPENAYAEQWDIEGLRERVQTVLNLDVPVEDWAKEEGIADEEMRDRLRNAADEAYAGRVEKNTPEVMTYVEKQVLLQTLDHLWREHLVTLDHLRQVVGWRGVAQRDPLNEYKSEAFDLFNSLVASLREQVTQQLSRIEIMYDEPATEGPSDPFAQPGLPPMFAQHLDPVTGENEMGGFGTGSDGGAGPAYGYAAREVASDTAVLERDPRDASTWGRVGRNEPCPCGSGKKYKHCHGTLTA
- a CDS encoding aspartate dehydrogenase yields the protein MQEPRGTPRTQSGSRPPLRLAFVGWGAIARRTIQLLAARASDVVLVGVGTREKPTGGAALPAGTVWMPEPRALTDLGLDMVVEAASRAAVEPWGTVALRQAQSFAVSSTSAFCEPGLLDRLVSVADTHGSQILVPTGALAAVDALAAAAVLPLETVTHRIVKPPVAWVDTPAETLIDLDALTQPTVFFEGSAREAARRFPANANVAVITALAGIGLDRTRIELVADPAATGNGHRLRAVGAFGTLDVSIENRPLAENPKSSELTALALVRIIENRRSSLAL
- a CDS encoding peptidylprolyl isomerase, which codes for MTKLPSRSGLLRSHLLRSRLLRTGAVALALGLPLASAARAQAPAATPAAPAAAPVAPETVVAKVNGAAITAGDLAIAGEDPALSLPGVDDAQKKNLLVDYMIDLKVGAQAADAAKIGDSPDFQRKLAYFKDKLLLDEYLEREAKKAATPEAAKALYEQTVKAMKPEEEVHARHILVESEDEARKIAARIKDGEDFAKVAAEVSKDPGSKTEGGDLGWFTKERMVAPFAEAAFKMNAGQVSDPVKTQFGWHVIKLEEKRTKPVPTFDEMREQVDQYITRKAQQDLILKLREGAKIERTAAAPAVAPAPKAP
- a CDS encoding GGDEF domain-containing protein is translated as MLLDASTLLLVTMLLTFMVGSLFLLSWSQARHVHALAIWGVAHITGALASALLALRGVIPDWVSIGVANGVMIGAYGLIWAGTRAFEGRGARPAVVAVAVALWCVACFIPAFYASLPARVILASGLAGGFCLLAAREFWRARAEPLMSRYPGIALLLLYAAAYWIRVPLALVSPPQTGPNSLQSPWLTILCLVGMLFTLAIAFVFMSLTKERAEHLQRRAADTDALTGVLSRRAFVSRAEAVLAHGGSAVTLLLFDLDHFKRINDVHGHAVGDGVLVGFCHTVAHLLPEGAVFGRMGGEEFACLLEGPTPDEALAQAEFLRRAVARIAVPELSRLTVSVSIGLASTEGRLAPAARSLDALLSLADAALYRAKRTGRGRSESAPPVRRVA